Proteins encoded by one window of Lathyrus oleraceus cultivar Zhongwan6 chromosome 1, CAAS_Psat_ZW6_1.0, whole genome shotgun sequence:
- the LOC127115221 gene encoding male-cone protein 1 → MATRCLCFATLMLTASILVLGISAQIECGGNLIAIGKQCISFVQKEGPKVPPSKSCCEALQGANVSCYCKYVTPVIESKFSIEKALYVAKTCQAQNIPTDKCGSYTIPHPPSSKA, encoded by the exons ATGGCAACTAGATGTTTATGCTTTGCAACATTAATGCTTACTGCAAGCATCTTAGTATTAGGAATATCTGCTCAAATTGAATGTGGTGGTAACTTAATTGCCATTGGAAAGCAATGCATAAGTTTCGTTCAAAAGGAAGGGCCAAAAGTTCCACCTTCAAAATCTTGTTGTGAAGCATTACAAGGTGCTAATGTCTCGTGTTATTGCAAATATGTGACTCCTGTTATTGAGAGTAAATTCAGCATAGAAAAAGCTTTGTACGTGGCAAAAACATGTCAAGCTCAAAATATTCCTACTGATAAGTGTGGAA GTTATACTATTCCTCACCCTCCTTCATCGAAGGCTTAA